Proteins encoded within one genomic window of Anastrepha ludens isolate Willacy chromosome 4, idAnaLude1.1, whole genome shotgun sequence:
- the LOC128862026 gene encoding uncharacterized protein LOC128862026: MALAQNLLGSDDYVIKCAKPTQMFVKKMNDLFDELDAKRFQSKNPSKCPIRRGDTKKIHRLNKHLDFLRSLKLPGNARVKCIEGFRITILAMQKLCEELFIEHSSLKFIFTGKMNQDALENFFYRIRASQGMNTHPSAHEIQYIVARLISMKILRQKFEKKGSNCTDDDDMNLDWYIGPEDRHLEAEVGDQRNEDLILEEIDVEDLNFAEESHEAEVQVQRYFTGYGIYQKVLCKLQCEKCTHAMTKTKGELKLHSEALIRSKNFTDDSDLRLVNPEDRVFEVCRLQMVWYRKLFAKYAHIAGLRCSMLSALKEKTQKEFPDWFIVSGECRDHRVKLLDFLLTVLLFKNAKWLLRNEANNAKVRKIQNKLKKL; this comes from the coding sequence ATGGCCTTGGCCCAAAATTTATTAGGCAGTGACGACTATGTGATTAAATGCGCTAAGCCCACACAGatgttcgttaaaaaaatgaatgatctCTTTGATGAATTGGATGCAAAAAGATTCCAGTCGAAAAATCCTTCAAAATGTCCGATTAGGCGTggtgacaccaaaaaaattcataGATTAAATAAACATCTAGATTTTTTGCGGTCATTAAAGTTGCCGGGAAACGCACGCGTTAAGTGCATCGAAGGTTTCCGCATAACGATTTTAGCGATGCAAAAGTTATGCGAGGAACTTTTCATTGAGCACAGCtccctcaaatttattttcaccgggAAAATGAATCAAGATGCGttggaaaactttttctatcgcatACGGGCTAGTCAGGGTATGAATACCCATCCATCagctcacgaaattcaatacaTAGTTGCGCGACTGatctcaatgaaaattttacgccAGAAATTTGAGAAGAAAGGTTCTAATTGTACAGATGATGACGATATGAATTTAGATTGGTATATAGGCCCCGAGGATCGTCATCTTGAGGCAGAAGTAGGAGACCAGCGAAATGAAGATCTCATTTTAGAAGAGATTGATGTGGAAGatttaaattttgctgaagaaagtCATGAAGCTGAGGTACAAGTGCAGCGTTACTTCACTGGCTATGGTATTTACCAGAAAGTGCTGTGCAAGTTACaatgtgaaaagtgcacccACGCCATGACGAAAACAAAAGGGGAGCTGAAGTTGCATTCAGAAGCCCTGATAAGGTCAAAAAACTTCACGGATGACAGCGATTTAAGGCTTGTCAATCCTGAAGACAGGGTTTTCGAAGTGTGTCGACTCCAAATGGTGTGGTACCgtaagctcttcgcaaaatatgccCACATTGCAGGTCTTAGGTGTTCAATGTTGTCcgctctaaaagaaaaaacacaaaaagagttTCCCGACTGGTTTATAGTATCTGGCGAATGTAGAGATCATCGCGTGAAGCTATTAGATTTTCTCTTAACTGTCCTTTTATTCAAGAATGCAAAGTGGCTCTTGCGAAATGAGGCCAATAATGCCAAAgtcagaaaaattcaaaataaattaaaaaagctgtaG